In Nerophis ophidion isolate RoL-2023_Sa linkage group LG03, RoL_Noph_v1.0, whole genome shotgun sequence, the following are encoded in one genomic region:
- the ncmap gene encoding noncompact myelin-associated protein, which translates to MQTSTSSPGINTTSPSSVTKSKDQILIQSSGAMIAVIVIGIIIILAILLFVLKTYNKRTHTSRLLGSSGGSKPHKKPSQSTTPIIPMDTIGVSSVSGSLLDSNPSSETSFHLPRAELSSAEANHIEQYSTNSGSTVVTIHDPSGNT; encoded by the exons ATGCAAACTTCAACCTCTTCGCCAGGGATTAACACGACATCACCTTCCAGCGTCACCAAATCCAAAGATCAGATTCTCATCCAGA GTTCTGGGGCTATGATTGCAGTCATCGTCATCGGTATAATCATCATTCTCGCCATTCTGCTCTTTGTCCTAAAGACGTACAACAA GCGTACCCACACGTCCCGACTCCTCGGGTCCAGCGGGGGTTCCAAGCCTCATAAAAAGCCGTCCCAGTCCACGACCCCCATCATACCCATGGACACCATCGGCGTCAGCTCCGTGTCAGGCAGCCTCCTTGACTCAAACCCCAGTTCAGAGACCAGTTTTCACCTCCCAAGAGCGGAGCTGAGCTCTGCAGAGGCCAACCACATAGAACAGTACAGCACTAACAGCGGATCCACGGTGGTCACCATCCATGATCCTTCCGGAAACACATAG